The segment TTATATAACATACTTTTATAGCTCTTGCTCTTGCAGATTTCAATCAAAACCCTACCTTTGTAATGTGTTTTTCATAGTATTAGATTTAAGGTTAACAAGATTGGAGCAAGGCGTTGCTCCTTTTTTTATGCCCGTATGTCAACGGGGTCCGAGCTATCTCTCAAAACTACTACTAACCCCTACCAGTTGCCTCACTTCACCTAGTATATTTATAAATACTCAAAAGTATATATATACCAATCTTTTTATCCACAAAATAATATCTTTATCATGACACCGACATGTTGTTACGATGACACCGACATGATGATGTTTTGACACCGATATAACGTCTTCATAACCCAGACCTAAAAATAAATCATTTTTAAACGTATTTTTATACAAAAGAATAAATCACTAAGCACAAAAAAAGCACCCCATTTCTGGAGTGCTTTTTTCATAAATATAGTGTAGTATTTTCGCTTATAAATTCAAGTTTGGATTGGCCTGAATAGCCTCTCTAGGAATAGGAATAGTGTAACGCGTATCGTTTTGTTTCAAGATATACGTTTCACCCTCTACTACCTTTTTAATCTCTGGACGAGTGGTACGACGAAGGTCGAACCAGCGATGTCCTTCTAGTGCTAACTCACGAGCACGTTCGTCGTAAATGAATTGAAGTAAATCTTTCTGACTGAACTTACTTATATCCGTTTTCACACGAGCAATACCCTCAGCAGTATAGCGTTTATTTACTAGTTGTAGCAAGAATTTCTTCGCTTTGTCGAGCTCATTTAGTTGAGCAGCAGCCTCAGCAGCTGTTAGCACCACTTCTCCCAAACGGAATGAGCAATTGAATTCGTTCTTACCACCTTTTATAGACTTACGCAGTCCAGTCTCCTCATCAGGTTGAGAAAAGTATTGGTTCAAACGCAAATCATCTTCAGCATAAAGAGCCACAAACTCGGGACGCAACACAGTGGCATAGTTTACAGGATTACTCATTACAAACTCTGCTGCATTGATATTTTCAGATGAAGTATAATGATTAGGGAGAACTGGTTTTTCGCCCGTTAGTTCTACCAATTTATAATCTGCCTTCATCACGCTTTCAGCCGCTGCCAAGGCATCTTTCCAATTATTCATATATAATGATACACGAGCCTTCATAGCATCTACAGTAGTAGTATTGAAACGATAAGAAAACTTATCTTCCCATTTTTCTACATTGATATATTCTGAAGCTGTATTGATATCTTTAAGAACAGCATCAAACACTTCGCCTACCGTATTACGATAACGTACTTTTTCGGTATCGGTATCCAATATTAACGGAATGGCTTTAGCATTGCTTGCACCATCTACCGAGTAAGGCTGACCATGTAGGTTGACCAATAAGAAATGCATATACGCACGTAGCAAATACGCTTCTCCAATCAATTGATTTACTACAGCAGGATCTTTAGACTGAATAGTACTACCATTATCAATTACTTCATTGGCAATATAGATGACGTGGTAATAGTTTTTCCAGTCGAAATGCACATCACTTGTTTTGATAGAATTATCATCCCAAATCTGAAGATAACCATAAGAGTTTAAATCATATTGGTTGTCTGCCACCTGCATTTCATCCGAACGGAAGTTTGCCATACCTCTATCACGAGGTATAGTATTATAAGCTTTTGCTAAAAGAGCTCTAAACTCATCATCCGTTTTAGGTATAACCTTTCCTACTGGTTGAATATCCAGAAAACTATCACAGGAAGTCATTCCAAATGCCAATAGGCAAAGTAGAGAGAATATATATTTCTTCATTGTTTTCTAATTAAAAGGATAAGTTTAAATTAAATGTTACCGATTTTGGCATAGGTGCTGCATACGGATTACTCATTGACTCTGGATCAATATAGTTTTTGTAATTCGCTCCAAAGACAAGTAGGTTTCTTCCTTCTAGTGCTACCGACGCTGTTTTTACACCTACACGTTTAAGCAAGGTTTCGGGAATACGATAACCGATACGAAGGTTTTGCAAACGGATATAGCTTAGTTTTTTCACCCAGATATCTAAGTTGTTATAAATATCAGCACGACCAGAGTACCATTGATTTTCCATATCTCTATGTTCTGCTGCAAATAGTGCAGGAAGATTTGTATATGGATTATCAGGAGTCCAACGGTTTAGGATATCTTTATTTGCATTACGTCCACGGTCATAATTTATTGCATCATAAGAAGGTTGAGTGCGTACATGACCACCGAAATTGTATGCAAAGTTGATTGATAAATCCCAGTTTTTATAAGTAAAATTGTTGATGATACCACCTGTATAAGGAGGTTCTGATGTACCAATATAGGATTGGAGTTCGCGTTCTTCTTTAGGTGTAACATCTGTACCAATGATACCCCATTCTCCTTCTTGCAAACGGTATAGTTCTTTCAAAGTAAGTTTATCGCCTTTTTTGTCTACAAATAAAGGATAACCATCTTCATCTAGTCCCGCTGTTTTGAAAGCAAAGATAGCACCTGCTGGATAACCTTCACGACTAGGAGTTAGTGAGTGTTCGGCTACGGTTTCTCTCAACACCTTATTATTATTGTAAGAGAAGTTGAAATTGGTTTCCCAAGTAAAGTTCTTTGTTACAACATTCTTAGTTGATAAAGCCAACTCTACCCCTTGGTTGGTCATACTAGCCCAGTTGATTGTAGAAGATACGAAGCCCGATTCCAAAGGCAACATTTGCAAACCAATCAAATCTACACCCTTACGGTAGTAGTAATCTAGGCTCATATTAATACGGCTATCTAATACAGAGAAATCAATACCGGTATTGACCGAGTGTGTCTTTTCCCATCTCAATTTTGCATTAGGAGCCGAATCCACACCAATCATGTGTTCTGAACCATCAGGCAAGATAGAACCTACAGTATAATTACCCACTAAGAAAGGAGAGGTATTCTTATCAATATTTCCTTGAAGACCATAAGAAGCACGAAGTGCTAGATTATCAATCCAAGTAGCTGAAGCCATAAAAGATTCATTGGACATTCTCCACAATCCACTTACCGAGTAAAGTGGTAAGTAACGATACTTCTTAGACACTCCGAATAAGTCGGAACCATCCATACGCACACTACCCCCTAGCGTATAACGTTGTTTGAACGAGTACGACATAGTAGAGAAGAAAGATGCATACGCATTTTCTTGATAAGTCTTCGTATGTAAAGGGTATCTTCTAGCCTTATCTTCATCGGGGAAGATAATCGGTTTTGTAGTCAAAGTCTTTCTATCATAACCATAACCAGCACTAAAAAGAGTTTCATACTTGGTCTTTCTCAACTCTGTACCTGCCATAACTTCTAGTTCGTGGTTATCGCCAAACTGGTTGCGGTATTCTGCCATAGCCTTCCAAGTCATTTGAGAGTTCGTATTCTCATAAGCCTTGTGCACACCACCCTCAGGGATGAAGTAAGCATACTTTTGAGTTTTAGGATCGTAGTACTTACTGTTTTTACGAATATTTCTCATGGTATAACTTTCACCATCGGCAATTTGCTCTTTAGA is part of the Bacteroides coprosuis DSM 18011 genome and harbors:
- a CDS encoding RagB/SusD domain-containing protein (InterPro IPR012944~KEGG: bfr:BF2139 hypothetical protein~PFAM: RagB/SusD~SPTR: Putative uncharacterized protein;~IMG reference gene:2504107671~PFAM: SusD family); this translates as MKKYIFSLLCLLAFGMTSCDSFLDIQPVGKVIPKTDDEFRALLAKAYNTIPRDRGMANFRSDEMQVADNQYDLNSYGYLQIWDDNSIKTSDVHFDWKNYYHVIYIANEVIDNGSTIQSKDPAVVNQLIGEAYLLRAYMHFLLVNLHGQPYSVDGASNAKAIPLILDTDTEKVRYRNTVGEVFDAVLKDINTASEYINVEKWEDKFSYRFNTTTVDAMKARVSLYMNNWKDALAAAESVMKADYKLVELTGEKPVLPNHYTSSENINAAEFVMSNPVNYATVLRPEFVALYAEDDLRLNQYFSQPDEETGLRKSIKGGKNEFNCSFRLGEVVLTAAEAAAQLNELDKAKKFLLQLVNKRYTAEGIARVKTDISKFSQKDLLQFIYDERARELALEGHRWFDLRRTTRPEIKKVVEGETYILKQNDTRYTIPIPREAIQANPNLNL
- a CDS encoding TonB-dependent receptor (InterPro IPR012910:IPR000531~KEGG: bfs:BF2195 hypothetical protein~PFAM: TonB-dependent receptor, beta-barrel; TonB-dependent receptor, plug~SPTR: Putative exported protein;~IMG reference gene:2504107672~PFAM: TonB dependent receptor; TonB-dependent Receptor Plug Domain~TIGRFAM: TonB-dependent outer membrane receptor, SusC/RagA subfamily, signature region; TonB-linked outer membrane protein, SusC/RagA family) encodes the protein MRKYLLSFLILCCTAFGASAANRIIKGTITSAEDGFMLIGATVFLDAKDLEKAGAANSVKGSVTDVDGNFSLSVPEGVNRFFCSYLGHTTQEVALVAGKDHYNIILQPSSLMLDAVVVTGYQTIEKRKLTAAVTKVELSDAMLGSVKSVDQALAGQIAGMQVSSTSGAPGAPMKIRIRGTASLNGTQDPLWVLDGIPLEGTDIPKHDNVDIDNLRQSSIAGINPADIENITVLKDAAATAIYGARAANGVIVITTKSGKQGKPRVNFSTRLTYSPRLGTSRLNLMNSEEKVGLEKDLLRSPFNQYKEKGEVYRILNRHGLVEDYISNGASALTPEAARELELLSNTNTDWGKILFRDAFNQEYNVNISGGGEKVTYYNSLGFNEENGNVHGVKNTRLNMVSKTTYRINNMFKVGASIFANRRKNKTYLSDGAGLTNPFYYSRRANPYLRPRDENGEYVYDFDIQNNSDTDLGFNIFEERANTSNEETINSISAILDLQFRLNDHFKITSQLGLQNDKTSKEQIADGESYTMRNIRKNSKYYDPKTQKYAYFIPEGGVHKAYENTNSQMTWKAMAEYRNQFGDNHELEVMAGTELRKTKYETLFSAGYGYDRKTLTTKPIIFPDEDKARRYPLHTKTYQENAYASFFSTMSYSFKQRYTLGGSVRMDGSDLFGVSKKYRYLPLYSVSGLWRMSNESFMASATWIDNLALRASYGLQGNIDKNTSPFLVGNYTVGSILPDGSEHMIGVDSAPNAKLRWEKTHSVNTGIDFSVLDSRINMSLDYYYRKGVDLIGLQMLPLESGFVSSTINWASMTNQGVELALSTKNVVTKNFTWETNFNFSYNNNKVLRETVAEHSLTPSREGYPAGAIFAFKTAGLDEDGYPLFVDKKGDKLTLKELYRLQEGEWGIIGTDVTPKEERELQSYIGTSEPPYTGGIINNFTYKNWDLSINFAYNFGGHVRTQPSYDAINYDRGRNANKDILNRWTPDNPYTNLPALFAAEHRDMENQWYSGRADIYNNLDIWVKKLSYIRLQNLRIGYRIPETLLKRVGVKTASVALEGRNLLVFGANYKNYIDPESMSNPYAAPMPKSVTFNLNLSF